In one Carettochelys insculpta isolate YL-2023 chromosome 6, ASM3395843v1, whole genome shotgun sequence genomic region, the following are encoded:
- the LOC142014948 gene encoding uncharacterized protein LOC142014948 — MATAGQAQLEAAFEAVALYFSREEWELLSPPEQRLYRDQMLSNYRALLSLGYSGSTPDLICRIELREAELWVEDAQNFKKCSGPETPSSPGPRIPGRKRTQPAFGEYVTGQQDPRSHEGSRAQGVVCVWGKLSQKMDLAARQSLCMGQHPHHCFDCGKNFKKAFALNRHQYTHTGERPYHCAHCGKGFTDRSILRTHQHTHTGERPYRCAECGKGFTHSSTLRTHKHMHTGERPYRCADCGKGFADKSALRKHKRTHTGERPYCCADCGKDFTSRSSLRTHQNMHTGEWPYQCADCGKGFAQSSKLTRHQHVHTGERPYRCADCGKDFVQSASLRKHQRTHTGEQPYRCADCGKGCTDISNLRRHQRTHTR; from the exons ATGGCTACAGCAGGGCAGGCGCAG ctggaggcggcgttcgaGGCCGTGGCTTTGTATTTCAGCCGGGAGGAGTGGGAGCTCCTGTCCCCGCCGGAGCAGCGGCTGTACCGGGACCAGATGCTGAGCAATTACcgggccctcctgtccctgg GCTATTCGGGTTCCACACCGGACTTAATCTGCCGGATCGAGCTACGGGAGGCAGAGCTCTGGGTCGAGGATGCCCAGAATTTTAAGAAATGTTCCGGACCTGAGACCCCCTCCTCAC CAGGGCCCAGGATCCCTGGCAGAAAGAGGACACAGCCTGCATTTGGAGAATATGTGACAGGGCAGCAGGATCCCCGATCTCATGAAGGGAGCCGTGCACAGGGTGTAGTCTGTGTCTGGGGTAAACTCAGCCAGAAAATGGACCTGGCTGCACGGCAGAGTCTCTGCATGGGGCAACATCCCCACCACTGCTTTGACTGTGGCAAGAACTTCAAAAAAGCCTTCGCCCTGAACCGGCACCAGTACACGCACACCGGGGAGCGGCCGTACCACTGTGCCCACTGCGGGAAGGGCTTTACAGACAGATCAATCCTGAGAACACACCAGCACACGCACACCGGGGAGCGGCCATACCGCTGTGCCGAGTGCGGCAAGGGCTTTACACACAGTTCTACCCTGAGAACTCACAAGCACATGCACACTGGAGAGCGGCCGTACCGCTGTGCCGACTGCGGCAAAGGCTTTGCAGACAAGTCAGCCCTGAGAAAACATAAGCGCACGCACACTGGGGAGCGGCCCTACTGTTGTGCTGACTGTGGCAAGGATTTTACCAGCAGGTCAAGCCTGAGAACACACCAGAACATGCACACTGGGGAGTGGCCATACCAGTGTGCCGACTGTGGCAAGGGCTTTGCACAGAGCTCAAAGCTGACAAGACACCAGCATGTGCACACCGGGGAGCGGCCGTACCGTTGTGCTGACTGCGGCAAGGACTTTGTACAGAGCGCCAGCCTGAGAAAACACCAGCGCACGCACACCGGGGAGCAGCCGTACCGCTGTGCTGACTGCGGCAAGGGCTGTACAGATATCTCAAACCTGAGAAGACACCAGCGCACGCACACCAGATAG
- the LOC142014965 gene encoding uncharacterized protein LOC142014965 has product MAAAGPAQLEAVFEAVALYFSRGEWELLSLLEQQLYRDQMLSNYRALLSLGYSGSKPDLICRIELGEAELWVEDVQNFKKCSGPQTPSSAGCRIPGGTRTLSAFGENPMGQQDAGSHEGSHAQGTVHPWDKLSQRMDLAAQQRLCMGQLPHHCLDCGKRFRDAFALNRHQRTHTGERPYHCAECGKSFADRSRLRTHQHTHTGERPYRCADCGKGFTDSSTLRTHQRTHTGERPYRCAECGKGFMQSSKLTRHQRAHTGERPYRCADCGKGFARSSSLRTHQRAHAGEQPYHCADCGKGFAYVSNLRTHRRRHTGERPYRCADCGKGFTQRSNLRTHQRAHSGEQPYRCTDCGKGFARTSHLRIHQHTHRGERPHQCAECGKGFAQIAHLRRHQHTHTGARPFQCADCGKGFARSSHLRTHQRSHTGERPYCCHDCSRRFSVRSALTSHQRTHTGERPFQCTVCGKSFARSSHLKTHQRVHSGERPYGCADCGKRFSRLANLTRHQRTHTGERPYRCAECDKSFMDRSTLRIHERTHTGEQPYCCAECGKGFADRSTLRTHQRLHTGERPYRCADCGKGFAQSSKLRIHERLHTGERPYRCADCGKGFTQSSTLRTHQRTHNGERPYRCADCGKGFAYISNLRIHQNTHTRKRPYRCGDCGKAFTRSSNLRTHQRVHSGEQLHCCADCGKGFARVSHLRRHQHTHRGERPHECAECGKSFVQLAHLRRHQRTHTGWRPFQCTECGKGFTRSSHLRIHQHTHTGSWPFQCTDCGEGFTRSSHLRAHQRSHTGERLYHCHDCGRSFSSPSTLSSHQRTHTTHGALKLPCKNFPQRSHLKMHQPVHRGNGPYGCADCDKRFSRLAGLTRHQVTHANGTLPLPGPDTAPADAAQV; this is encoded by the exons ATGGCTGCAGCGGGGCCGGCGCAG ctggaggcggtgttCGAGGCCGTGGCTCTGTATTTCAGCCGGGGGGAGTGGGAGCTCCTGtccctgctggagcagcagctgtaccGGGACCAGATGCTGAGCAATTACcgggccctcctgtccctgg GCTATTCAGGTTCCAAACCGGACTTAATCTGTCGGATCgagctgggagaggcagagctgtgggttgaGGATGTCCAGAATTTTAAGAAATGTTCCGGACCTCAGACGCCCTCCTCAG CAGGGTGCAGGATCCCTGGAGGAACGAGGACACTGTCTGCGTTTGGGGAGAACCCAATGGGGCAGCAGGATGCCGGATCTCACGAGGGGAGCCATGCGCAGGGTACAGTCCATCCCTGGGATAAACTTAGCCAGAGAATGGATCTGGCTGCACAACAGAGGCTCTGcatggggcagcttccccaccACTGCCTTGACTGCGGCAAAAGGTTCAGAGATGCCTTCGCCCTGAACCGGCACCAGCGCACGCACACTGGGGAGCGACCGTACCACTGTGCCGAGTGCGGCAAGAGCTTTGCTGACAGGTCACGCCTGAGAACACACCAGCACACGCACACCGGGGAGCGGCCGTACCGCTGTGCCGACTGTGGCAAGGGCTTTACAGACAGTTCAACTCTGAGAACACACCAGCGCACACACACCGGGGAGCGGCCGTACCGCTGTGCCGAGTGTGGGAAGGGCTTTATGCAGAGTTCAAAGCTGACAAGACACCAGCGCGCGCACACCGGGGAGCGGCCGTACCGCTGCGCCGACTGTGGCAAGGGCTTTGCACGGAGCTCAAGCCTGAGAACACACCAGCGCGCACATGCTGGGGAACAGCCGTACCACTGTGCTGACTGCGGCAAGGGCTTTGCATATGTCTCAAACCTGAGAACACATCGGCGCAGGCACACCGGGGAGCGGCCATACCGCTGTGCCGACTGCGGCAAGGGCTTTACGCAGCGCTCAAACCTGAGAACACACCAGCGCGCGCACTCCGGGGAGCAGCCGTACCGCTGCACCGACTGCGGCAAGGGCTTCGCGCGGACGTCACACTTGAGAATACATCAGCACACCCATCGTGGGGAACGGCCGCACCAGTGTGCTGAGTGTGGCAAGGGCTTTGCACAGATCGCACACCTGCGAAGACACCAGCACACGCACACCGGGGCGCGGCCTTTCCAGTGCGCCGACTGTGGCAAGGGCTTCGCACGGAGCTCACACCTGCGAACACACCAGCGCTCACACACTGGGGAGCGGCCGTACTGCTGTCATGATTGCAGCAGGCGCTTCAGCGTCCGCAGTGCACTGACCAGCCACCAGCGCACGCACACCGGGGAGCGGCCGTTCCAGTGCACCGTCTGTGGTAAGAGCTTTGCACGGAGCTCACATCTGAAAACGCACCAGCGCGTTCACAGCGGGGAGCGGCCGTACGGCTGTGCTGACTGTGGCAAGCGCTTTTCTCGATTGGCAAATCTCACCCGGCACCAG CGCACGCACACCGGGGAGCGGCCGTACCGCTGTGCCGAGTGTGACAAGAGCTTTATGGACAGGTCAACCCTGAGAATACACGAGCGCACACACACTGGTGAGCAGCCATACTGCTGTGCTGAGTGTGGCAAGGGCTTTGCAGACAGGTCGACCCTGAGAACACACCAGCGCCTGCACACAGGGGAGCGGCCGTACCGCTGTGCTGACTGCGGCAAGGGCTTTGCACAGAGCTCAAAGCTGAGAATACATGAGCGTTTGCACACTGGGGAGCGGCCGTACCGCTGTGCCGACTGTGGCAAGGGCTTTACGCAAAGCTCAACCCTAAGAACACACCAGCGCACGCACAATGGGGAGCGGCCGTACCGCTGTGCTGACTGCGGCAAGGGCTTTGCGTATATCTCAAACCTCAGAATACACCAGAACACGCACACCAGGAAGCGGCCGTACCGTTGTGGTGACTGCGGCAAAGCCTTTACGAGGAGCTCAAACCTGAGAACGCACCAGCGGGTACACAGTGGGGAGCAGCTGCACTGTTGCGCCGACTGTGGCAAGGGCTTTGCGCGGGTATCGCACTTGAGAAGACATCAGCACACCCATCGTGGGGAACGGCCGCACGAGTGCGCGGAGTGCGGCAAGAGCTTTGTGCAGCTCGCACACCTGCGAAGAcaccagcgcacccacaccgGGTGGCGGCCGTTCCAGTGCACTGAGTGTGGCAAAGGTTTTACACGGAGCTCACACCTCAGAATACACCAACACACGCACACTGGGTCGTGGCCTTTCCAGTGCACTGACTGTGGTGAAGGCTTTACACGCAGCTCTCACCTGCGAGCACACCAGCGCTCTCACACTGGGGAGCGTCTGTACCACTGTCATGATTGTGGCCGGAGCTTCAGTAGCCCCAGTACACTGAGCAGCCACCAGCGCACGCACACTACACACGGGGCATTGAAACTTCCCTGTAAGAACTTTCCCCAGCGCTCACACCTGAAAATGCACCAGCCTGTTCACAGGGGGAATGGGCCGTATGGCTGTGCTGACTGTGACAAGCGCTTTTCTCGATTGGCCGGCCTCACCCGGCACCAGGTCACACATGCTAATGGCACTCTGccgctgccagggccagacacAGCACCAGCAGATGCAGCCCAGGTATAA